The Arachis ipaensis cultivar K30076 chromosome B10, Araip1.1, whole genome shotgun sequence DNA window AGATGCTGTGCAAGGTGAAAAAGAACAGAATCAATGAATGTGTGTATCAGTGTATGTTAATAATGATTAATGAGTAATGTGTTTGATTTGTGCAGGGTTTAGAGAGGATTTCATAAAGGCACTGAGTGGGGTGCAGAACTCTCCATCAAAAGGAATGTTCATAGATTCTTGCTACATCCACTGCCAAACGGAAATGCAAGAGTCTTGGTTCAAAACCGATGCACCTCAGCTTGCAAATACTGTATGTATTACTAACACAACATGCACTCACTCTTTCTTTTTGCTTTGCTTTGCTTATCTTATTACTAATTTGCAGACTATTGCTAAGGCTGTTGGTGACTGGTTTTATGATCGAAAGCCTTTCCAACACATTGATTGTGCCTTCCCATGCAACCCTACTTGTGGTAAACCTGTCTTAAATGTCAAAGTCCACCCTGAATTCTAGATATTTATGATCTTATATTTCATAAAGTTGTGGAAATAATGCAATGTAATGAGTAATAACTGTTATTATTGTTGTAATCTTCTCTTAATGATATATCATATTTTATGTTTGTAATCATCTTATCTTTAGTAGTAATGTTTCAATCATCTTCTTGTTTTCGACCAGAGCTTACAGTGATCAAGAAATTAAAGTAAGTTAGCCATTTCAGCATCCAAATATTCCATAATTAGCTTTATTCTTTCATTTCACTAATAAAAAGACAAGCAAATACAAAACATAGGGATTAGCTGTATATTTCAAAGAGAGTAAACAAACAAATCAACTCGGGTGCTGCAAAATATCTCTAACCTCAGAAATGATCAGTTTAATTTACActtaaaaagaaagagaaaaagattggatttgagtaaTAACCAGACAAGTTTATCATTCCTGTCTACCATGGAATTCAACTATTTTACTGGAACCATTTTTGTAATTCAGAAAATCAttttgcttttggtcctttggTTTTTTAGTCAACCCTCTAGTAATATCTTCCAAAGTATTAACCAAACTAGAGCATATTGCAGAGTATGGAATGGGTTATGGTCTTATGGAGGCGTCCAAAGAAGGCGACATGTATAGCTTTGGGATTCTTGTTCTGGAAATGCTGACTAGACTGCATGTATTATGCATATCATCACACCATTTTCTATTTTTGTGCTTTTTCTACTTGATTTGATAtgtctttccctttttcttttagtATGCTCAAGGCTAAACTTGCAAGAACTCTAAAATATGCTTCCAGAATGGAATCCTGCAAAAAGAAGCAGCTAACATTACCTCTTAATGTTTCAAAAATTTCCACACCTTCGATAAGGAGAAACTTTTGGACCTCAACTAATAATTCTCTCTTTTCATTCTTCTAGGAAAAAGATCTTCATTTTATAACACAAAAAAAGATGTTCAAGATAATCTTTCCAACCAAGACCATTCTAAAAATGATCTTCTCTTATTCCTTTCTTATCTCTATATCtgtcaataaaaaaaattggaagtGTAGGAAATATTTTATTCCTTGCTGTTTGCATGTTCTGTAATCTTTCAGAGAGCTGAAAGGGAATTTCCAAAATTCcagaagaaaaaaacaaaaaaaaatctttttgctAAGTGCCAACTTTGATGGTTTCACTATTCATACATGATTCAAGGATGTCATTATGGTTTCACTTTGGCCATGTTAGAAAGGTAAGAGAAAGATTGGTGTGTATTCAAGTGGTGTGTAATGATTCAATATACAAGGATATTTATAAATGCCaagagaatcaaaataataaaaatgtaatatcatataataaatattaagatATGCTAAATAATTATAGTGAATGTTGATTGATCATAATATATTCTAACATGCCAAAATCTTTTGGTATTATGTTAATTATGTATGTATCTTGATACTTGTACTTAACGCAcattgtttttgttttcaaatgcataagttttgttatttgattttgcTGAATGGAGATATCTAGAATTTGGCAATGGTTAAATCTTCTAGTATGTGTACTGTTATTGGTAAAGTCAGAAGGATCTGGTTTTGTTCCAATCACTTACTTGGAGGATGCAGAGTCAAAAGGAGCTGGTAACAAACAATTGTTTTGGTGGTTGATTATAGGGATCATCTTGATCTTGAGCATTATAACTGTGTTCAATTTTCAATGACATTTATTTAGTTTGGGAAAAATTCAAGTTAAGCATGTCTGTGCAGTTTGTTTGGATGGTAGTCCACCGGCCTACCACTTCGATAAGGGATCCGGCGAAGGTGTTAACAGCTGGATTGTTTTTCTTGAGGTATATCCCTTTCCAAAAATTGAAATGTTAGGATGCTTAGGGAATAGGAAGGTGAATGCATGATTTAAGTTAAAGTGAAAGGCTCATATTTTAAAGCAGTTGTGTTTTGTTGCTAATAGGGAGGAGGATGGTGCAGTGATGTGTCTTCTTGCCTTGAACGCAAGGACACTCGCTTAGGTTCATCCAAACAAATGGATATGCAGTCTGGCTTTAATGGAATACTTAACAACCAACAAGATTATAATCCAGGTTGGTATATCCAGAGTTACACTACACATATTCATATTCATATTGTGTTATGTTATGTTATGTTAAGCATTTGTTTCCAGATTTCTACAACTGGAACAGAATCAAGATTAGGTACTGTGATGGATCATCATTTACTGGTGATGTGGAAGAAGTTGATCCAGTAAGTGTTTTCAAAATTCTGAAGTACATGGAAAATATAAATTCTTATGATATGATATTATTTATGTTGTGAAATCAGACAAACAATCTGCACTTCAGAGGAGCAAGAATTTTTGAAGCAGTCATTAAGCATTTACTTGCAAAAGGAATGGAGAATGCTGAAAATGTAAAAGAATGACACACACATTACATTAAGGCTATTCCTATTCATCTATGATTCACTCACTCACTCAGTTACTTATTACACAGGCTATTCTGTCTGGATGCTCTGCTGGAGGATTGGCTGCTATATTGAACTGCGATCGCTTCAAATCCTTCCTACCAAATGGCGCCAGAGTGAAATGCGTGCCGGATGCCGGCTATTTTATCAATGTGTATGATTCCTTACTTAGTTTTGCTCTGCTTCTTCATACTTGATACTTGCTTAAATATGTTGTGTAACAGACCAGATGTCTCCggaacaaagcacattgaaaaTTTCTACAATGGAGTTGTTGAAACACATGTATTCTACTCTACTCTTGGCCTACTTTaacttttgaatttatttttcctACTTTTCACCATTATGAGTAAGATAAGAGGTGTCCATTGTTATAGGGATCAGCAAAGTATTTGTCTAAATCCTGCACTTCAAAATATGGTGCTGGCCTGGTAAGTCTATGATTGATTTGTGTAACTGTGCAAGCAAGAAGCAAGCACTGATACCTCTGCTTCTGGTGCAGTGCTTTTTCCCACAATATGTGGCACAAGATATCGCCACGCCCATTTTCGTTGTAAATGCGGCCTATGACTCATGGCAGGTGACATGATCATATTATTCTGTTACATTGCTGATCATAGTAGGAAGATCTCAACATTATCTGTGTGATTTTCATTCAGATTAGAAACATTTTGATACCGAGCATGGCGGATCCACACGGAAGCTGGAAAAACTGCAAAGAGAACATAAGCAATTGCACACCTGATGAACTAGATGCTGTGCAAGGTGAAAAAGAATAGAATCAATGAATGTGTGTATGTTAATATGAGTAATGTGTTTGATTTGTTCAGGGTTTAGAGAGGATTTCATAAAGGCATTGAGTGGGGTGCAGAACTCTCCATCAAAAGGAATGTTCATAGATTCTTGCTACATCCACTGCCAAACGGGAATGCAAGAGCTTTGGTTCAATCCTGATGCACCTCAGCTTGCAAATACTGTATGTATTTCTAACACACACTCACTCTTTCTTTCTGCTTTGCTTATATTATTACTAATTTGCAGACTATTGCTAAGGCCGTTGGTGACTGGTTTTATGAACGAAAGCCTTTCCAACACATTGATTGTGCCTTCCCATGCAACCCTACTTGTGGTAAACCTGTCTTAAATGTCAAAGCCCACCCTGAAATCTAGATGATCTTATATTTCAATGTAATAAGTAataaccattattattattgttgtaatATTCTCTTAATCATATATCATATCATATGTAGGTAAaatcatcttatcttatcttcttgtTTTCAACCAAACATAAAAGTAACAATAATCAAGAAACTAAAGTAAGTATTCCACAGTTAGTTGTATTCTTTCATTTCACTAATAAAAATACAAGCAAATACAAAACATATATTGGGATTGCCTGTATATTTCAAAAAGTTAATAAGCTAAGATACTTGGTACTGCAAAATATTCTCTGCTTATCTTCAATTAATCCTTGGGGGTTGCCTCTCATGTAGACCACCAATGTTGCCAATGTATATACTTTTTATGTactactttttcttttcaaatatgAGATGATCTCTTAAAGAATAAAGTTGGCTCATATTTTTTACTTATCTAAACTATTTACGGTTATTTAAGCAACGGTTAAATTGTCTCCGTCTGATTTTAAGATCACGGATTCAAACCATGGAAATAGTCATTAATGTAATTATCAGGTTAGAATGCATATATTACACCTTTTGAGTGCGGCCCTTCTCCGACCTTGTATAATCACTTAATCAGAAAGATCAAAGCAAACTGAACAATAGCTATGTGAAGATGGCGTTGACAAATAAAATCTTTCAGATCTTAGACCCAGTTATTCTGCATGCAGAATAGATGGAACAGCAGCAGCAGAAAACAGCAGGGAAACTAGAAAATAAGACGTTCTGATGCAGAGAAGTGTTTACATTCACTGTTTAAGATTGGACTTGCTTGTTCAGTGGAGCCATCAAAagaaagaatgagcatggaggaTGTCATCATAGAGCTAAACCTGATAAAGAATTCCTTCAGGATTGACTAGACTGCATGTATTATGCATATGAtcacactatttttttttttttttgtgctttttCTACTTGATTTGCTAGTCttttcctttcatttttcttttcgtGTTTATGCCTAATTGCCTACTTGTTCCAAATACAATAACTGAGAtgttcaatattttattttagccTAGTCAGAAAGAAACTCTTATATACCACCATGGTACATAACAAAAGAGTTTATGAGGCAAAATCTATTAATTTGCTTGCATTAATAATAAGCATATGTTAACAACAATTATCAACATTTAGTCATATACAAAATTAGGCTCCAAAAGCCTCCTATGGGGATACTCAGGGAGACACACTTTTACAAGCCTCTCTACCAATGCACCAAACTCGATTACGGCTTGGTGTGCTAGTTACAGAGTTGGCTTTGGCCTCTGCAGATGAAAGCTCTAAATCAGAATTACTATCGCAACTAGATTCACAGTACTGTCCATCTGCCTTGTTCATCTTATCAATCAACGAGTGCTTGACATGTGAGCTAGCCACCCAAGATTCTGAAAGACTTGTCCCAGGAGAGTAAGAATTAATTGATGCCATGGGGGAATTCGGATTGCTTAAAGCATCCTCCTGCAGTATATCCCCTATTCTAGATAGTATGCTTAAGGCTAAACTTGCAAGAACTCTGGAATATGCTTCCAGAATGGAATGCCCAATATCCTGCAGAAAGAAGCAGCTAACATTACCACTTTAATGTTTGAAAATTTTCCACGCCATTGATAAGGAGAAACTTTTGGACCTCAACGACTCATAATTCTCTCTTTTCATTCTTGTAGGAAAAAGATCTTCATTTTATAACACAAAAAAATATGTTTAAGATATTTTAGTATGACATTCTAAGGTAGATTAATTTTACAGTTTGAAAAGATCTTTCAAACCAAGATCAATCTAAAAAGATCTTTGTAGACAATAATTCAATATGACAtggatttttcatttttcttgggGACAAATATCAGTAACATGCTTGTTATTGAAGCAGATAAATGAAAGCGTATGTAGGAAACTTTCCAAACTTAGAATAAGTAACATTTAGAAACTCACCTTGCCATACTGAACTTTGGCAGCATCAAGAAATGTTTGAGGAAGGTTTGGGTATCTACTTTTAAGCAGTTTTAAAAGAGTTTGTGCGCGGTCCAACCACAGCCCCACCTTTTCGGTACTTGGCAT harbors:
- the LOC107622649 gene encoding pectin acetylesterase 11 isoform X2, with protein sequence MEIPRIWQWLNLLVCVLLLIKSEGSGFVPITYLEDAESKGAVCLDGSPPAYHFDKGSGEGVNSWIVHLEGGGWCSDVSSCLERKDTRLGSSKQMDTQAGFYGILNNQQDYNPDFYNWNRIKIRYCDGSSFTGDVEEVDPTNNLHFRGARIFEAVIKHLLAKGMENAENAILSGCSAGGLAAILNCDRFKSFLPNGARVKCAPDAGYFIHVPDVSGTKHIENFYNGVVETHGSAKYLSKSCTSKYGAGLCFFPQYVAQDIATPIFVVNAAYDSWQIRNILIPSMADPHGSWKNCKENISNCTPDELDAVQGFREDFIKALSGVQNSPSKGMFIDSCYIHCQTGMQELWFNPDAPQLANTVCISNTHSLFLSALLILLLICRLLLRPLVTGFMNESLSNTLIVPSHATLLVVKSSYLIFLFSTKHKSNNNQETKVSIPQLVVFFHFTNKNTSKYKTYIGIACIFQKVNKLRYLVLQNILCLSSINPWGLPLM